The following coding sequences lie in one Pseudomonas sp. B33.4 genomic window:
- a CDS encoding ATP-binding protein, with product MLPTSRTLRLSLYTLLIIAGAALAATLAIRHAERQALEEDAARANQQLALYANSLHTLIDRYRALPAVLALDPQLRSALAGPVDADEQAALNLKLEKINGAAQSSTLELLDHTGLAVAASNWRLPSSYVGHNYGFRPYFSQTRTQGTGRFYAVGVTSGIPGYFLSSAVLGDNDEFLGAMVVKLEFPELEREWSQGNDTLLVSDARGIIFIANQAGWRYRALRPLSARDMDEIKATRQYDKQSLLPLTHLSLRSFDDNSDLRRVEGPEGTADYLWESLPLSAEGWTLHLLRHPQVAFEDLRNAGLAAAGVWLALVFLLLFLNQRWRLSKIRQRNREELEQLVEERTRDLRTAQDGLVQSAKLAALGQMSAALAHEINQPLTAQRMQLATLRLLLEHGRVDDAYKALKPVDEMLTRMAALTGHLKTFARKSPSGLRERLDLATVVDQSLQLLDARLRDEQVSLVLHLTRPAWVRGDAIRLEQVLINLLRNALDAMHGKACKRLEIRLEADEQLWRLSVSDNGGGIAEDHLGQVFDPFFTTKPVGDGLGLGLAVSFAIVHESGGRLSAENGDSGAVFSLTLPIDLEAHI from the coding sequence ATGCTGCCGACTTCCCGTACCCTGCGTCTGTCGTTGTATACCCTGCTGATCATCGCCGGCGCGGCGCTTGCCGCCACACTTGCGATCCGCCACGCCGAACGGCAGGCACTGGAAGAAGACGCCGCCCGTGCCAACCAGCAACTGGCGTTATACGCCAATTCTCTGCACACGTTGATTGACCGCTACCGCGCCCTGCCCGCCGTACTGGCGCTCGACCCGCAATTGCGTTCGGCGCTGGCCGGGCCGGTCGATGCCGACGAACAGGCGGCGCTGAATCTCAAGCTGGAAAAGATCAACGGCGCGGCGCAATCCTCGACTCTTGAACTGCTCGATCACACCGGTCTGGCCGTGGCGGCGAGCAACTGGCGCTTGCCGAGCAGTTACGTCGGCCACAATTACGGTTTCCGCCCCTACTTCAGCCAGACCCGCACCCAGGGCACCGGGCGTTTTTACGCGGTGGGCGTGACCAGCGGGATTCCCGGCTACTTCCTCTCCAGCGCGGTGCTCGGTGATAACGATGAGTTCCTCGGCGCGATGGTGGTCAAGCTGGAATTCCCCGAACTGGAGCGCGAGTGGAGTCAGGGCAATGACACGCTGCTGGTCAGCGATGCGCGCGGAATCATCTTCATCGCCAATCAGGCCGGCTGGCGTTATCGCGCGCTGCGGCCATTGAGCGCCCGCGACATGGATGAGATCAAAGCCACCCGGCAGTACGACAAGCAATCACTGCTGCCCTTGACCCATTTGTCGCTGCGCAGTTTTGATGACAACAGCGATCTGCGCCGCGTCGAAGGCCCCGAGGGCACCGCGGATTATCTATGGGAATCGCTGCCCCTGAGCGCCGAAGGCTGGACACTGCACCTGCTGCGCCATCCGCAAGTGGCCTTCGAAGACCTGCGCAATGCCGGGCTGGCCGCCGCCGGGGTGTGGCTGGCGCTGGTGTTTCTGTTGCTGTTTCTCAACCAGCGCTGGCGCCTGTCGAAAATCCGCCAGCGCAACCGCGAGGAACTGGAACAACTGGTCGAAGAGCGCACCCGCGATTTACGCACCGCGCAGGACGGTCTGGTGCAATCAGCCAAACTCGCCGCGCTCGGCCAAATGTCCGCCGCGCTGGCCCATGAAATCAATCAGCCGCTGACCGCTCAGCGCATGCAACTGGCGACCTTGCGCCTGTTGCTCGAGCATGGTCGCGTCGACGATGCCTATAAAGCGTTGAAACCGGTGGACGAGATGCTCACGCGCATGGCCGCCCTCACCGGCCACCTGAAAACCTTCGCACGCAAAAGCCCCAGCGGCTTGCGCGAACGGCTGGACTTGGCGACGGTGGTCGATCAGTCTCTGCAGTTGCTCGATGCACGGCTGCGCGACGAACAGGTCAGCCTGGTGTTGCACCTGACCCGTCCGGCGTGGGTGCGCGGTGACGCGATTCGTCTCGAACAGGTGCTGATCAATCTGCTGCGCAACGCCCTCGATGCCATGCACGGTAAAGCGTGCAAGCGCCTGGAAATTCGCCTCGAAGCCGACGAACAACTGTGGCGCCTGAGCGTCAGCGACAATGGCGGCGGCATCGCCGAAGACCATTTGGGCCAGGTCTTCGACCCGTTCTTCACCACCAAGCCGGTGGGTGACGGCCTGGGCCTCGGGCTGGCGGTATCCTTCGCTATCGTGCATGAATCCGGCGGGCGTCTGAGCGCCGAGAATGGCGACAGCGGCGCGGTGTTCAGCCTGACTTTGCCAATCGATCTGGAGGCACACATCTGA
- a CDS encoding RHS repeat-associated core domain-containing protein, protein MFKRHETFGANAENFQQVRYLPGLEIRTRDNGEELHVITLGNARCLHWVANKPDAIDNDQLRYSLEDHLGSCVMELDQQAELISQEGYYPFGETAWMAARSTIEVSYRFVRYSGKEMDVSGLYYYGERYYAAWLQRWLSADPNGEVDGLNLYAMVGNNPLLYVDRTGGKKVVFELLGDFVGLLDKAKTAATQIHNLANEFDGLVSETADINKLRESMTFGKFLKSKHGIKSVAKGVFAGIALAGALGSVVPGAGNIIGAIVGAIVGAVAMPLLRYHFFKKGLKLAQTLHTQELKDAFNTVDETFSNVVDGSKDLINRGAAVIDGIKNFTDNLSTYAAPLQELFYKQLKALDAEKQRQVMKLARTGLDPFDAIDKVMETAQALLDAPSAAEGVTERLQQLERSIADEPRTRENSKRRSNLPRRQSTDETFV, encoded by the coding sequence GTGTTCAAACGCCACGAGACCTTCGGTGCCAATGCCGAAAATTTCCAGCAGGTGCGCTATCTGCCGGGGCTGGAAATCCGCACCCGCGACAACGGCGAAGAGCTGCACGTCATCACCCTCGGCAACGCCCGTTGCCTGCATTGGGTAGCGAACAAACCCGATGCGATCGACAACGACCAGTTGCGTTACAGCCTTGAAGATCACCTTGGCTCCTGTGTCATGGAGCTCGATCAACAGGCAGAGCTGATCAGTCAGGAAGGTTATTACCCCTTCGGCGAAACCGCGTGGATGGCAGCCCGATCGACGATTGAGGTCAGCTACAGGTTCGTTCGTTATTCGGGCAAGGAGATGGATGTCAGTGGGCTGTATTATTACGGCGAACGCTATTACGCAGCGTGGTTGCAACGTTGGCTCAGCGCTGATCCGAATGGCGAAGTAGATGGCCTGAATCTGTACGCCATGGTCGGCAACAACCCACTACTGTATGTCGACAGAACCGGTGGCAAAAAAGTCGTATTCGAATTGCTTGGCGACTTTGTCGGGCTGCTGGACAAGGCAAAAACGGCGGCGACTCAGATACACAATCTGGCTAATGAGTTCGATGGTCTGGTTTCGGAAACCGCCGACATCAATAAGCTGCGTGAAAGTATGACCTTCGGCAAATTCCTCAAGTCGAAACACGGCATCAAATCAGTAGCAAAGGGCGTATTCGCAGGGATTGCGCTAGCCGGTGCCTTGGGCAGCGTGGTGCCGGGTGCAGGCAATATCATCGGTGCCATAGTCGGTGCGATTGTCGGAGCCGTGGCGATGCCGCTGTTGCGTTACCACTTTTTCAAGAAAGGTTTGAAGCTGGCGCAAACGCTGCACACCCAGGAACTCAAGGATGCCTTCAATACTGTCGACGAGACATTTTCAAACGTGGTCGACGGTTCAAAAGATCTGATCAACAGGGGCGCAGCCGTGATCGACGGCATCAAAAACTTCACCGATAACCTCAGCACCTACGCTGCACCCTTACAGGAACTGTTCTATAAGCAGCTGAAGGCACTGGACGCGGAAAAGCAACGCCAGGTAATGAAGCTGGCGAGGACCGGTCTCGACCCGTTCGACGCCATCGACAAGGTCATGGAGACAGCTCAGGCGCTTCTCGACGCCCCCAGCGCGGCAGAAGGGGTGACCGAACGCCTGCAACAACTGGAACGCTCGATCGCCGACGAACCGAGAACCAGAGAGAACAGCAAACGCCGGTCGAATCTGCCACGCCGACAAAGTACTGACGAAACGTTTGTGTGA